A genomic window from Macaca mulatta isolate MMU2019108-1 chromosome 19, T2T-MMU8v2.0, whole genome shotgun sequence includes:
- the PPP1R13L gene encoding relA-associated inhibitor, whose protein sequence is MDSEAFQSARDFLDMNFQSLAMKHMDLKQMELDTAAAKVDELTKQLESLWSDSPAPPGPQAGPPSRPPRYSSSSIPEPFGSRGSPRKAATDGADTPFGRSESAPTLHPYSPLSPKGRPSSPRTPLYLQPDAYGSLDRAPSPRPRAFDGAGSSLGRAPSPRPGPGPLRQQGPPTPFDFLGRAASPRGSPLAEGPQAFFPERGPSPRPPATAYDAPASAFGSSLLGSGGSAFAPPLRAQDDLTLRRRPPKAWNESDLDVAYEKKPSQTASYERLDVFARPASPSLQLLPWRESSLDGLGGTGKDNLTSATLPRNYKVSPLASDRRSDAGSYRRSLGSAGPSGTLPRSWQPVSRIPMPPSSPQPRGAPRQRPIPLSMIFKLQNAFWEHGASRTMLPGSPLFTRAPLPKLPPQPQPQPQPQPQPQPQLPPQPQPQPQPPTPAPQPPQQTWPPVNEGPPKPPTELEPELEIEGLLTPVLEAGDVDEGTVARPLSPTRLQPALPPEAQSVPELEEVARVLAEIPRPLKRRGSMEQAPAVALPPTHKKQYQQIISRLFHRHGGPGPGGPEPELSTITEGSEARAGPPAPAPPAPIPPPAPSQSSPPEQLQSMEMRSVLRKAGSPRKARRARLNPLVLLLDAALTGELEVVQQAVKEMNDPSQPNEEGITALHNAICGANYSIVDFLITTGANVNSPDSHGWTPLHCAASCNDTVICMALVQHGAAIFATTLSDGATAFEKCDPYREGYADCATYLADVEQSMGLMNSGAVYALWDYSAEFGDELSFREGESVTVLRRDGPEETDWWWAALHGQEGYVPRNYFGLFPRVKPQRSKV, encoded by the exons ATGGACAGCGAGGCATTCCAGAGCGCGCGGGACTTTCTGGACATGAACTTCCAGT CGCTGGCCATGAAACACATGGATCTGAAGCAGATGGAGCTGGACACGGCAGCGGCCAAGGTGGATGAACTGACCAAGCAGCTGGAGTCGCTGTGGTCAGACTCTCCTGCGCCTCCTGGCCCGCAGGCCGGACCCCCTTCTAGG CCGCCCCGGTACAGCTCCAGCTCCATCCCTGAGCCCTTTGGCAGCCGAGGGTCCCCCCGGAAGGCGGCCACCGACGGCGCAGACACCCCATTCGGACGATCAGAGAGTGCCCCAACCCTACACCCCTACAGCCCGCTGTCCCCCAAAGGCCGGCCGTCGTCACCACGCACCCCGCTCTACCTGCAGCCGGACGCCTACGGCAGCTTGGACCGCGCGCCCTCGCCCAGACCCCGTGCCTTCGATGGCGCAGGCAGCTCCCTTGGCCGTGCGCCCTCCCCGCGGCCCGGGCCAGGCCCGCTACGCCAGCAGGGTCCTCCCACGCCTTTCGACTTCCTGGGCCGCGCAGCCTCCCCCCGCGGCAGCCCCCTGGCGGAGGGGCCCCAGGCCTTCTTCCCAGAGCGCGGGCCTTCACCGCGTCCCCCTGCCACCGCCTACGACGCGCCGGCATCCGCCTTCGGGAGCTCCCTGCTAGGCTCGGGCGGTAGCGCCTTCGCCCCGCCTCTGCGCGCGCAAG ACGACCTGACACTGCGCCGGCGGCCCCCGAAAGCCTGGAACGAGTCTGACCTGGACGTGGCGTACGAGAAGAAGCCTTCGCAGACAGCGAGCTATGAAC GCCTGGATGTCTTCGCCCGGCCCGCCTCGCCGAGCCTGCAGTTGTTGCCTTGGAGGGAGAGCAGCCTGGATGGACTGGGGGGCACCGGCAAG GACAACCTCACCAGCGCCACCCTGCCGCGCAATTACAAAGTCTCTCCTCTGGCCAGCGACCGGCGTTCCGACGCGGGGAGCTACCGCCGCTCGCTGGGCTCCGCGGGGCCGTCAGGCACTTTGCCTCGCAGCTGGCAGCCCGTCAGCCGCATCCCCATGCCcccctccagcccccagccccgcGGGGCCCCGCGCCAGCGTCCCATCCCCCTCAGCATGATCTTCAAGCTGCAGAATGCCTTCTGGGAGCACGGGGCCAGCCGCACCATGCTCCCTGGGTCCCCCCTCTTCACCAGAGCACCCCTGCCTAAgctgcctccccagccccagccacaaCCACAGCCCCAGCCACAACCACAGCCCCAGCTGCCCCCACAGCCCCAGCCACAACCCCAACCCCCTACCCCAGCCCCCCAGCCTCCCCAACAGACATGGCCCCCTGTGAACGAAG GACCACCCAAACCCCCCACCGAGCTGGAGCCTGAGCTGGAGATAGAGGGGCTGCTGAccccagtgctggaggctggCGATGTGGATGAAGGCACTGTAGCAAGGCCTCTCAGCCCCACGAGGCTGCAGCCAGCACTGCCACCGGAGGCACAGTCGGTGCCCGAGCTGGAGGAGGTGGCACGGGTGCTGGCGGAAATTCCCCGGCCCCTCAAACGCAGGGGCTCCATGGAGCAGGCCCCTGCCGTGGCCCTGCCCCCTACCCACAAGAAACAGTACCAGCAGATCATCAGCCGCCTCTTCCATCGCCATGGGGGGCCAGGGCCCGGGGGGCCGGAGCCAGAGCTGTCCACCATCACTGAGGGATCTGAGGCCAGGGCAGGGCCTCCTGCTCCTGCCCCACCAGCTCCCATTCCACCCCCGGCCCCGTCCCAGAGCAGCCCACCAGAGCAGCTACAGAGCATG GAGATGCGCTCTGTGCTGCGGAAGGCTGGCTCCCCGCGCAAGGCCCGCCGCGCGCGCCTCAACCCTCTGGTGCTCCTCCTGGACGCGGCGCTGACCGGGGAGCTGGAGGTGGTGCAGCAGGCAGTGAAGGAG ATGAACGATCCGAGCCAGCCCAACGAGGAGGGCATCACTGCCCTGCACAATGCCATCTGCGGCGCCAACTACTCCATCGTGGACTTCCTCATCACCACGGGTGCCAATGTCAACTCCCCCGACAGCCACGGCTG GACACCCTTGCACTGCGCAGCGTCGTGCAATGACACAGTCATCTGCATGGCCCTGGTGCAGCACGGCGCTGCAATCTTCGCCACCACGCTCAGCGACGGCGCCACTGCCTTCGAGAAGTGCGACCCTTACCGCGAGGGTTATGCTGACTGCGCCACCTACCTGGCAG ACGTTGAGCAGAGTATGGGGCTGATGAACAGTGGGGCGGTGTACGCTCTCTGGGACTACAGCGCCGAGTTCGGGGACGAGCTGTCCTTCCGCGAGGGCGAGTCGGTCACCGTGCTGCGGAGGGACGGACCGGAGGAGACCGACTGGTGGTGGGCCGCACTGCACGGCCAGGAGGGCTACGTGCCGCGGAACTACTTCGGG CTCTTCCCCAGGGTGAAGCCTCAAAGGAGTAAAGTCTAG